Below is a window of Littorina saxatilis isolate snail1 linkage group LG2, US_GU_Lsax_2.0, whole genome shotgun sequence DNA.
AAGATTGATTACACATGCTATTCAGTTTAATCCTTCCGTTTCGGGTATCTGCATTCCGTCTTCAGAAATAACCAGAACCAGTCTTTTTCTGCTATTCCAGCGAGAATGCTTGAGTGTCCACGTGGGTCAAGCCGGTGTCCAGATTGGCAATGCATGCTGGGAGTTGTACTGTCTGGAACATGGAATCCAGCCCGACGGTCAGATGCCTTCTGACAAGACCATCGGAAAGGGAGACGACTCCTTCAACACCTTCTTCAGCGAGACAGGGTCCGGCAAACACGTCCCACGCGCCATCTTCATTGACCTTGAACCCTCTGTCGTGGGTAAGTActcaattgtttgaaatttgaaCAGTTTGGCTGTAATATTGTGACAATAACCAGCCAGTGCAggttcctgtctgtctgtctgtctttttttctttcagtctttctttctttctgcctttctgtctgtctttctgtccgtctgtctttctttcagtctttctttctgtccgtctttctgtccgtctgtctttctttctttctgcctttctgtctgtctttctgtccgtctgtctttctttctttctgcctttctgtctgtctttctgtccgtctgtctttctttcagtctttctttctgtccgtctttctgtccgtctgtctttctttctttctgcctttctgtctgtgtttctgtccgtctgtctttctttcagtctttctttctgtccgtctttctgtccgtctgtctttctttctttctgcctttctgtctgtctttctgtccgtctgtctttctttctttctgcctttctgtctgtctttctgtccgtctgtctttctttctttctgcctttctgtctgtgtttctgtccgtctgtctttctttcagtctttctttctgtctgtctttctgtccgtctgtctttctttctttctgcctttctgtctgtgtttctgtccgtctgtctttctttctgtccgtctgtctttctttctttctgcctttctgtctgtctttctgtccgtctgtctttctttctttctgcctttctgtctgtctttctgtctgtctttctttctttctgactttctgtctgtctttctgtccgtctgtctttctttcagtctttcttttttttaactttctttctttctttctttctttctgtctttctttcgaAACAATTTGCACATAATGTACTTTCGGCTTATTTCTTGAGTCAACAGAAGTGAAATTACTACATATTGCGAACCTCAATCAattacacacaccccccccctctctctctcaaaaaaacGGATTATGACTGCCGGGGGAAAAtagccatacacgtaaaagtccaCTAGTACCCACGAATGCACGTGGGAGTACCAGccaacgaacgcagaagaagaggaaaGACAAACTGTCCATCCTGAAGACGTTAATTTTAACAGAGAAACCAGAACTCCTCGCACTTGTAGTATAGGGCTTACCTGGTTACAACCTTCCGACTTcacttgacaaaaacaaaacaaaatctatATCCACTTCCAAGCACTTCCTGCATCAAGTTAGCTGACACTGTACCACTGAGTGAACAGATTCAGAACACAATACTGACCTTTCTGCTCATTGCCTGTCAACAGATGAGGTTCGGACAGGCACCTACCGCCAGCTGTTCCACCCGGACCAGTTGGTGACCGGCAAGGAAGACGCCGCCAACAACTACGCCCGTGGTCACTACACCATCGGCAAGGAGATCATCGACTTGGTTCTAGATAGGATCAGAAAGCTTGCCGAGGGATGCACGGGGCTGCAAGGGTTCCTCATCTTCCACAGCTTCGGTGGAGGCACGGGGTCCGGGTTCACGTCTCTCTTGATGGAGCGTCTGAGCGTGGACTACGGCAAGAGGACCAAGCTGGAGTTCGCCGTGTACCCGGCCCCTCAGATTTCCACGGCGGTGGTGGAGCCCTACAACTCCATcctgaccacacacacaaccctggaGCATTCGGACTGCGCCTTCATGGTGGACAACGAGGCCATCTACGACCTGTGTCGCCGAAATCTGGACATCGGTCGTCCCTCCTACACCAACCTTAATCGACTGCTTGCTCAGATCGTCTCCTCCATCACCGCCTCTCTCCGCTTTGACGGCGCCCTCAACGTGGATCTGACAGAGTTCCAGACCAACCTGGTGCCTTACCCCCGTATCCACTTCCCCCTGGCTACCTACGCTCCCGTCATCTCCGCCGAGAAGGCGTACCACGAGCAGCTGACCGTGGCAGACCTGACCAACTCCTGTTTTGAGCCTGGCAACCAGATGGTTAAGTGCGACCCCCGTCACGGCAAGTACATGGCCTGCTGCCTTCTTTTCCGAGGTGACGTCGTCCCCAAAGACGTCAACGCCGCTATAGGAGCGATCAAGACCAAGCGCAGCATCCAATTCGTGGACTGGTGCCCCACTGGCTTCAAGGTGGGCATCAATTACCAGCCCCCCACCGTGGTGCCTGGAGGTGATCTGGCCAAGGTGCAGCGTGCCGTGTGCATGCTGAGCAACACCACTGCTGTCGCCGAGGCCTGGGCCCGTCTGGACCACAAGTTCGACCTGATGTACGCCAAGCGCGCCTTCGTGCACTGGTACGTGGGGGAGGGCATGGAGGAGGGCGAGTTCTCCGAGGCCCGTGAGGACCTGGCGGCCCTGGAGAAGGACTACGAAGAGGTGGGCATCGAATCATTTGATCCCGAAGAAGAGGAAGATGCTGAATACTAGTCACacggtttttgttttacatagTCTGCAGATATGTTTGACGCTACCATGGACTTTCTACTTTCGTAAATACATTTTAACCCAAGTGCATTACGCACTTTAGAGTTTGTATTTTTCTGTGTTTGGTATTACATTGTTGTTGACTTTTTGTTGACCTATTTTGCACTTTCTTCAATCAATGTGAAAAGTGCGCACGCGAAGCAACTATTAACGTTTGAATGCAACGTGATTTAATTTCAACTGAAATCATTATTCTGCGATGAAGTAGACAACAagttaacaaacaaaaagacacgATTGCTGTTACATTTAACCCCGTGTGAACGTCTCCAGCAGACAGTAACATGACGTTCAAGACCAGCGATGCAGTAAAAGGGCAGAAACTGTTTCAACTTCATTGGAATTCGAATTCTGTTCGTGGCTGTACCTCAGTAACACCTTTTTGGGAGAAACCCATGCTGCCTTGATGTATATGCCGCGTTTGTCACACTTCAACTGTATAACTTG
It encodes the following:
- the LOC138958623 gene encoding tubulin alpha chain, producing the protein MRECLSVHVGQAGVQIGNACWELYCLEHGIQPDGQMPSDKTIGKGDDSFNTFFSETGSGKHVPRAIFIDLEPSVVDEVRTGTYRQLFHPDQLVTGKEDAANNYARGHYTIGKEIIDLVLDRIRKLAEGCTGLQGFLIFHSFGGGTGSGFTSLLMERLSVDYGKRTKLEFAVYPAPQISTAVVEPYNSILTTHTTLEHSDCAFMVDNEAIYDLCRRNLDIGRPSYTNLNRLLAQIVSSITASLRFDGALNVDLTEFQTNLVPYPRIHFPLATYAPVISAEKAYHEQLTVADLTNSCFEPGNQMVKCDPRHGKYMACCLLFRGDVVPKDVNAAIGAIKTKRSIQFVDWCPTGFKVGINYQPPTVVPGGDLAKVQRAVCMLSNTTAVAEAWARLDHKFDLMYAKRAFVHWYVGEGMEEGEFSEAREDLAALEKDYEEVGIESFDPEEEEDAEY